Proteins encoded within one genomic window of Campylobacter showae CSUNSWCD:
- a CDS encoding response regulator transcription factor, whose translation MSKILIVEDENMLLEMMCAYLQAQSYETAGTKSYDDALNLAYESNFDLWIFDVKIIGGSGFALLRELRNAGKNTPCIFTTSLNTLDDVQSGFTSGCDDYIKKPFELKELHLRVQNLLKRTFVHNKNELVNLGENLGFDMNHGLLFRGGKAVSMPKKQSRLLALLLKNQDKFLSRDEIYSQIWDYDESPSELSLRVYIAELRKILGKERIVSASKLGYKYV comes from the coding sequence ATGAGTAAAATTTTGATCGTCGAGGACGAAAATATGTTGCTTGAGATGATGTGCGCGTATTTGCAGGCTCAGAGCTACGAGACTGCGGGCACGAAAAGCTACGACGACGCGTTAAATTTGGCTTATGAAAGCAACTTCGATCTTTGGATATTCGACGTCAAGATCATCGGAGGCAGCGGCTTTGCGCTCCTTCGGGAGCTGCGAAACGCGGGCAAAAACACGCCTTGTATATTTACGACCTCGCTAAATACGCTTGATGACGTGCAAAGCGGCTTTACTAGCGGCTGTGACGACTACATAAAAAAGCCGTTTGAGCTAAAAGAGCTGCATCTGCGCGTGCAAAATCTGCTAAAACGCACCTTTGTGCACAATAAAAACGAGCTGGTAAATCTGGGCGAAAATTTGGGCTTTGATATGAATCATGGCTTGCTATTTCGTGGCGGCAAGGCTGTCTCGATGCCTAAAAAGCAGTCCAGATTGCTCGCGCTTTTGCTAAAAAATCAGGATAAATTTTTAAGTAGAGACGAGATCTATTCTCAAATTTGGGACTACGACGAGAGCCCTAGCGAGCTTAGCCTGCGCGTTTATATCGCAGAGCTGCGTAAAATTTTAGGTAAAGAGCGTATCGTTAGCGCCTCAAAGCTAGGCTATAAATATGTTTAG